A genomic region of Eucalyptus grandis isolate ANBG69807.140 chromosome 5, ASM1654582v1, whole genome shotgun sequence contains the following coding sequences:
- the LOC104428745 gene encoding disease resistance protein RUN1-like isoform X3, with product MHHPIFGHSFAVLVAPVLLFVLAFYFLNKKRTSARRNAEDVDTSASGSMAAPTEANSDGSSLSPTKANNGVSSSLTGNCYEVFLSFRGPDTRHGFTSHLYKGLVDAGIYAFKDNDELREGENIRPELLAAIRNSKILIPILSMTYGTSSWCLDELVQIMDCKNNKGQILLPIFFNVKPAEVRYQTGRFGEAFHKRLSRLRKRSSFLYFFGQKRSSFDLATTLEKWKKALDEVSTLKGYETQGSEAELVKSIVQKVLNELKKKFGLVNPKNLIGIDVHVKKVMEFVHNKSHDTLFVGIHGMGGIGKTMLAKAIYNKLFDQFEHHSFIDDIRESCKHNRVHYLQNRLIYDILKQKIEVVTKDEGIELISSRFKRKKVLVLLDDVDDVNQVKCLAGNHDWFSSGSRIIITSRNKGVLEEAKVDYNYEHEVLDGNQSLILFSKHAFRNDSPLKEFEDLAHEVVYITKGLPLSLEVLGSLLCGRKLPFWRGTVGKLKEVPPPKVQEKLRISIEALDYKQKQIFLDIACFFIGTNKNITSYMWDACGFFPEEGIEVLIFMSLIKVGDDNKLIMHDQLRDLGREIVREEDHREPCCRSRLWDYDEAQKVLKENKGTDKIEAINLSEGSAEGFNEIFPLEKNEGDGDIYTEKQFKNLTKLRYLHMINVHLSGNFKDLMKRLKWLQWRKCPPSFEVSTFDVKELVVLELQGSKINEKWEGWSFFKMADKLKYLDLSYCESFEDADFLLAFKKLEVLILYKCERLKQINASIGDMEALLHLDLGECYSLMELPAEIGN from the exons TCTCCGACAAAAGCGAACAACGGTGTATCTAGTTCGTTGACTGGAAACTGCTATGAGGTATTCCTGAGTTTTAGAGGCCCAGATACTCGACATGGCTTCACTTCTCACCTCTATAAAGGGCTCGTTGATGCTGGAATTTATGCTTTCAAAGACAATGACGAGCTCCGTGAAGGCGAGAACATTAGACCAGAGCTTTTGGCAGCAATTAGAAATAGTAAAATCCTAATCCCCATTCTCTCCATGACTTATGGTACAAGCAGTTGGTGCCTGGATGAATTGGTTCAAATAATGGATTGCAAGAATAACAAGGGGCAGATACTGTTGCCTATATTCTTCAATGTGAAACCAGCTGAAGTGCGATATCAAACTGGGAGGTTTGGAGAGGCATTTCATAAGCGCTTGAGTCGTTTGCGTAAGAGgtcttcttttttgtatttttttggtcaaaagaggTCTTCTTTCGACCTAGCGACTACTTTGGAGAAATGGAAGAAAGCACTCGATGAAGTCAGCACCTTGAAAGGATACGAAACCCAAGG GTCTGAAGCAGAGTTGGTGAAATCGATTGTCCAAAAAGTGTTGAAcgaattgaagaaaaagtttgggTTGGTCAATCCTAAGAATTTGATCGGAATTGATGTTCATGTGAAGAAGGTTATGGAATTTGTGCATAATAAATCTCATGACACCCTATTCGTTGGCATCCATGGAATGGGAGGCATTGGTAAGACTATGCTTGCTAAAGCCATCTACAATAAACTCTTCGATCAATTTGAGCATCATAGCTTCATTGATGATATAAGGGAATCATGTAAGCATAATCGTGTACATTATTTACAGAATCGGTTAATCTATGATATATTGAAGcaaaaaattgaagttgttACTAAGGATGAAGGGATTGAGCTCATCTCCTCCAGGTTTAAGCGTAAAAAGGTCCTCgttcttcttgatgatgtggatgatgtCAATCAAGTGAAGTGTTTGGCTGGTAATCATGATTGGTTTTCTTCGggaagtaggatcattattACCAGCAGAAACAAGGGGGTTCTTGAAGAAGCTAAGGTAGACTACAACTATGAACATGAGGTACTGGATGGCAATCAATCTTTGATTCTGTTTAGCAAACATGCATTTCGAAATGACTCTCCTCTAAAGGAATTTGAGGACCTCGCTCATGAAGTCGTATACATCACCAAAGGGCTTCCCTTATCACTTGAGGTTTTAGGTTCATTATTGTGTGGAAGAAAGCTACCGTTTTGGAGAGGTACAGTAGGTAAGTTAAAAGAAGTGCCTCCTCCAAAAGTGCAAGAGAAGCTAAGGATAAGTATTGAAGCATTAGACTATaagcaaaaacaaatatttctggatattgcttgctttttcatCGGCACTAACAAGAATATCACATCCTACATGTGGGACGCTTGTGGCTTTTTCCCAGAGGAAGGAATTGAAGTATTGATATTCATGTCATTAATAAAAGTTGGAGATGATAATAAGCTCATAATGCATGACCAATTGAGAGATCTTGGTAGGGAAATAGTTCGTGAAGAAGACCACCGAGAGCCTTGTTGCCGTAGTAGGTTATGGGACTATGATGAAGCTCAAAAGGTACTAAAGGAAAATAAG GGAACGGACAAGATTGAGGCAATTAATCTGAGTGAAGGTAGCGCAGAAGGCTTCAATGAAATATTTCCGCTAGAAAAGAATGAGGGAGATGGTGACATTTACACAGAAAAACAATTTAAGAATTTGACGAAGCTAAGATACCTTCACATGATAAATGTACATCTCAGTGGAAATTTTAAGGACTTAATGAAGAGGTTAAAATGGCTTCAATGGCGAAAATGTCCCCCGAGTTTTGAAGTAAGCACTTTTGATGTAAAGGAATTAGTTGTACTCGAATTGCAAGGAAGCaagataaatgagaaatggGAGGGATGGAGTTTTTTCAAG ATGGCAGATAAGCTCAAATATCTAGACCTTTCATATTGTGAATCCTTCGAAGATGCCGACTTCCTCTTAGCTTTCAAGAAGTTAGAGGTTCTCATCCTTTATAAGTGTGAGAGACTGAAGCAAATCAATGCTTCAATTGGAGACATGGAGGCCCTCCTTCACTTGGACTTGGGCGAGTGTTACAGCCTCATGGAGCTTCCGGCAGAAATAG GGAACTGA
- the LOC104428745 gene encoding disease resistance protein RUN1-like isoform X2: protein MHHPIFGHSFAVLVAPVLLFVLAFYFLNKKRTSARRNAEDVDTSASGSMAAPTEANSDGSSLSPTKANNGVSSSLTGNCYEVFLSFRGPDTRHGFTSHLYKGLVDAGIYAFKDNDELREGENIRPELLAAIRNSKILIPILSMTYGTSSWCLDELVQIMDCKNNKGQILLPIFFNVKPAEVRYQTGRFGEAFHKRLSRLRKRSSFDLATTLEKWKKALDEVSTLKGYETQGSEAELVKSIVQKVLNELKKKFGLVNPKNLIGIDVHVKKVMEFVHNKSHDTLFVGIHGMGGIGKTMLAKAIYNKLFDQFEHHSFIDDIRESCKHNRVHYLQNRLIYDILKQKIEVVTKDEGIELISSRFKRKKVLVLLDDVDDVNQVKCLAGNHDWFSSGSRIIITSRNKGVLEEAKVDYNYEHEVLDGNQSLILFSKHAFRNDSPLKEFEDLAHEVVYITKGLPLSLEVLGSLLCGRKLPFWRGTVGKLKEVPPPKVQEKLRISIEALDYKQKQIFLDIACFFIGTNKNITSYMWDACGFFPEEGIEVLIFMSLIKVGDDNKLIMHDQLRDLGREIVREEDHREPCCRSRLWDYDEAQKVLKENKGTDKIEAINLSEGSAEGFNEIFPLEKNEGDGDIYTEKQFKNLTKLRYLHMINVHLSGNFKDLMKRLKWLQWRKCPPSFEVSTFDVKELVVLELQGSKINEKWEGWSFFKMADKLKYLDLSYCESFEDADFLLAFKKLEVLILYKCERLKQINASIGDMEALLHLDLGECYSLMELPAEIGKLKALQQLYVNHTALSTLPDSIGSLKNLEFLTVNNTSIEELPNSIGSLRKLRELRASVCPNLKRILAETMCNLSSLRRLYFNSCKRLQSLPDLPFGLTHLHVPYGSCKLTSFSHLTHLKELRVWDDKDFYKRELQSAQLKSSECSQPTNVEESKSSQSLNTPFKLELLEVKDCRSIETLDVSQSIHLRTLDVRGCHNLLEVQGLDKSIYLEKLHVANCNKLVEIQDLDRLENLESLDILRCTSMERLALPKSGRLKNLNAQECKNLAEIQGLDRSEYLESLDIKGWTSIEKLYLPKSGRLKKLSACKNLAEIQGLDGLENLESLDISGCTSMERLSLPKFKSLEILQARDCANLIEIQGLDGLENLESLDISGCTSMERLSLPKFKSLKILQARNCANLVEIQGLDGLKYLKSLDISGCTSMERISLPKSKSLKILQVRDCANLIEIQGLDGLEYLVSLHIEGCTSMEMLSLPKSGRLKKLNACKNLAEIQGLDRLENLESLVISGCTSTERLSLPKSKSLEILQARDCTNLVEIQGLNGLENLESLNIFGCTSMEKLSLPKFKSLKILQAINCANLVEIQGLDGLEYLKRLDISRCTSVERISLPKSKSLKKLDARDCANLVEIQGLDGLEYLESLNISRCTSMERLSLPESKSLKILQARYCANLVEIQGLNGLEYLEYLHIYGCTSMERLSLPKSRRLKELNACENLVEIQGLDGLENLERLNISGCSSMERISFQNLRV from the exons TCTCCGACAAAAGCGAACAACGGTGTATCTAGTTCGTTGACTGGAAACTGCTATGAGGTATTCCTGAGTTTTAGAGGCCCAGATACTCGACATGGCTTCACTTCTCACCTCTATAAAGGGCTCGTTGATGCTGGAATTTATGCTTTCAAAGACAATGACGAGCTCCGTGAAGGCGAGAACATTAGACCAGAGCTTTTGGCAGCAATTAGAAATAGTAAAATCCTAATCCCCATTCTCTCCATGACTTATGGTACAAGCAGTTGGTGCCTGGATGAATTGGTTCAAATAATGGATTGCAAGAATAACAAGGGGCAGATACTGTTGCCTATATTCTTCAATGTGAAACCAGCTGAAGTGCGATATCAAACTGGGAGGTTTGGAGAGGCATTTCATAAGCGCTTGAGTCGTTTGCGTAAGAG gTCTTCTTTCGACCTAGCGACTACTTTGGAGAAATGGAAGAAAGCACTCGATGAAGTCAGCACCTTGAAAGGATACGAAACCCAAGG GTCTGAAGCAGAGTTGGTGAAATCGATTGTCCAAAAAGTGTTGAAcgaattgaagaaaaagtttgggTTGGTCAATCCTAAGAATTTGATCGGAATTGATGTTCATGTGAAGAAGGTTATGGAATTTGTGCATAATAAATCTCATGACACCCTATTCGTTGGCATCCATGGAATGGGAGGCATTGGTAAGACTATGCTTGCTAAAGCCATCTACAATAAACTCTTCGATCAATTTGAGCATCATAGCTTCATTGATGATATAAGGGAATCATGTAAGCATAATCGTGTACATTATTTACAGAATCGGTTAATCTATGATATATTGAAGcaaaaaattgaagttgttACTAAGGATGAAGGGATTGAGCTCATCTCCTCCAGGTTTAAGCGTAAAAAGGTCCTCgttcttcttgatgatgtggatgatgtCAATCAAGTGAAGTGTTTGGCTGGTAATCATGATTGGTTTTCTTCGggaagtaggatcattattACCAGCAGAAACAAGGGGGTTCTTGAAGAAGCTAAGGTAGACTACAACTATGAACATGAGGTACTGGATGGCAATCAATCTTTGATTCTGTTTAGCAAACATGCATTTCGAAATGACTCTCCTCTAAAGGAATTTGAGGACCTCGCTCATGAAGTCGTATACATCACCAAAGGGCTTCCCTTATCACTTGAGGTTTTAGGTTCATTATTGTGTGGAAGAAAGCTACCGTTTTGGAGAGGTACAGTAGGTAAGTTAAAAGAAGTGCCTCCTCCAAAAGTGCAAGAGAAGCTAAGGATAAGTATTGAAGCATTAGACTATaagcaaaaacaaatatttctggatattgcttgctttttcatCGGCACTAACAAGAATATCACATCCTACATGTGGGACGCTTGTGGCTTTTTCCCAGAGGAAGGAATTGAAGTATTGATATTCATGTCATTAATAAAAGTTGGAGATGATAATAAGCTCATAATGCATGACCAATTGAGAGATCTTGGTAGGGAAATAGTTCGTGAAGAAGACCACCGAGAGCCTTGTTGCCGTAGTAGGTTATGGGACTATGATGAAGCTCAAAAGGTACTAAAGGAAAATAAG GGAACGGACAAGATTGAGGCAATTAATCTGAGTGAAGGTAGCGCAGAAGGCTTCAATGAAATATTTCCGCTAGAAAAGAATGAGGGAGATGGTGACATTTACACAGAAAAACAATTTAAGAATTTGACGAAGCTAAGATACCTTCACATGATAAATGTACATCTCAGTGGAAATTTTAAGGACTTAATGAAGAGGTTAAAATGGCTTCAATGGCGAAAATGTCCCCCGAGTTTTGAAGTAAGCACTTTTGATGTAAAGGAATTAGTTGTACTCGAATTGCAAGGAAGCaagataaatgagaaatggGAGGGATGGAGTTTTTTCAAG ATGGCAGATAAGCTCAAATATCTAGACCTTTCATATTGTGAATCCTTCGAAGATGCCGACTTCCTCTTAGCTTTCAAGAAGTTAGAGGTTCTCATCCTTTATAAGTGTGAGAGACTGAAGCAAATCAATGCTTCAATTGGAGACATGGAGGCCCTCCTTCACTTGGACTTGGGCGAGTGTTACAGCCTCATGGAGCTTCCGGCAGAAATAGGTAAATTAAAAGCGCTGCAGCAACTTTATGTGAATCATACTGCCCTTTCTACATTACCAGATAGCATAGGGTCTTTGAAGAATCTAGAGTTTCTAACGGTTAATAATACTAGTATAGAAGAATTGCCCAACAGTATTGGGAGTCTGAGAAAGCTCCGAGAGTTACGTGCTTCAGTTTGCCCCAATTTGAAACGGATATTGGCAGAAACGATGTGTAATCTTTCTTCTCTGCGACGCCTTTATTTTAATTCCTGCAAAAGGCTCCAATCACTGCCGGACCTTCCTTTCGGCTTAACACATTTGCACGTCCCTTATGGAAGTTGCAAATTGACTTCGTTTTCCCACCTAACCCATCTCAAGGAACTACGAGTTTGGGATGACAAGGATTTTTACAAGCGGGAGCTTCAATCAGCGCAATTAAAGAGTTCAGAATGCTCCCAACCAACAAACGTTGAAGAATCAAAATCATCACAATCCCTAAACACACCCTTCAAGTTGGAACTCTTGGAGGTCAAGGACTGTAGATCTATCGAAACACTGGATGTTTCACAATCTATCCACCTACGGACATTAGATGTCAGAGGTTGCCATAATCTACTTGAAGTTCAAGGTCTTGACAAATCGATATATTTGGAGAAATTGCATGTTGCAAATTGCAATAAATTAGTCGAAATTCAAGACCTTGATAGATTGGAGAATTTGGAAAGCCTAGATATCCTTAGGTGCACTTCAATGGAAAGGCTGGCCCTTCCAAAATCCGGGAGGCTGAAGAATTTAAATGCTCAAGAGTGCAAAAACTTAGCTGAAATTCAAGGTCTTGATAGGTCTGAGTATTTGGAAAGTCTAGATATCAAAGGGTGGACTTCAATTGAAAAGCTATACCTTCCAAAATCTGGGAGGTTGAAGAAATTAAGTGCTTGCAAAAACTTAGCCGAAATTCAAGGTCTCGATGGGTTAGAGAATTTGGAAAGTCTAGATATCTCTGGGTGCACTTCAATGGAAAGGCTATCCCTTCCAAAATTCAAGAGTCTAGAGATATTACAAGCTAGAGACTGTGCAAACCTGATAGAAATTCAAGGCCTCGATGGGTTGGAGAATTTGGAAAGCCTAGATATCTCTGGGTGCACTTCAATGGAAAGGCTATCCCTTCCAAAATTCAAGAGTCTGAAGATATTACAAGCTAGAAACTGCGCAAACTTGgtcgaaattcaaggccttgatgggttgaaatatttgaaaagcctAGATATCTCTGGGTGCACTTCAATGGAAAGGATATCCCTTCCAAAATCCAAGAGTCTAAAGATATTACAGGTTAGAGATTGCGCAAACTTGATTGAAATTCAAGGCCTCGATGGGTTGGAGTATTTGGTAAGCCTACATATTGAAGGGTGCACCTCAATGGAAATGTTATCTCTTCCAAAATCCGGGAGGCTGAAGAAATTAAATGCTTGCAAAAACTTAGCCGAAATTCAAGGTCTAGATAGGTTGGAGAATTTGGAAAGCCTAGTTATCTCTGGGTGCACTTCAACGGAAAGGCTATCCCTTCCAAAATCCAAGAGTCTGGAGATATTACAAGCTAGAGATTGCACAAACTTGGTCGAAATTCAAGGCCTCAATGGGTTGGAGAATTTGGAAAGCCTAAATATCTTTGGGTGCACTTCAATGGAAAAGCTATCCCTTCCAAAATTCAAGAGTCTGAAGATATTACAAGCTATAAACTGCGCAAActtggttgaaattcaaggcctcGATGGGTTGGAATATTTGAAACGCCTAGATATCTCTAGGTGCACTTCAGTGGAAAGGATATCCCTTCCAAAATCCAAGAGTTTAAAGAAATTAGACGCTAGAGACTGCGCAAACTTGgtcgaaattcaaggccttgatGGGTTGGAGTATTTAGAAAGCCTAAATATCTCTAGGTGCACTTCAATGGAAAGGCTATCCCTTCCAGAATCCAAGAGTTTGAAGATATTACAAGCTCGCTATTGCGCAAACTTGGTCGAAATTCAAGGCCTCAATGGGTTGGAGTATTTGGAATACCTACATATATATGGGTGCACTTCAATGGAAAGGCTATCCCTTCCAAAATCTAGGAGGCTAAAGGAATTAAATGCTTGCGAAAACTTAGTCGAAATTCAAGGTCTCGATGGATTGGAGAATTTGGAACGCCTAAATATCTCTGGGTGCTCTTCAATGGAAAGGATATCCTTCCAAAATCTAAGAGTTTGA
- the LOC104428745 gene encoding disease resistance protein RUN1-like isoform X1, which translates to MHHPIFGHSFAVLVAPVLLFVLAFYFLNKKRTSARRNAEDVDTSASGSMAAPTEANSDGSSLSPTKANNGVSSSLTGNCYEVFLSFRGPDTRHGFTSHLYKGLVDAGIYAFKDNDELREGENIRPELLAAIRNSKILIPILSMTYGTSSWCLDELVQIMDCKNNKGQILLPIFFNVKPAEVRYQTGRFGEAFHKRLSRLRKRSSFLYFFGQKRSSFDLATTLEKWKKALDEVSTLKGYETQGSEAELVKSIVQKVLNELKKKFGLVNPKNLIGIDVHVKKVMEFVHNKSHDTLFVGIHGMGGIGKTMLAKAIYNKLFDQFEHHSFIDDIRESCKHNRVHYLQNRLIYDILKQKIEVVTKDEGIELISSRFKRKKVLVLLDDVDDVNQVKCLAGNHDWFSSGSRIIITSRNKGVLEEAKVDYNYEHEVLDGNQSLILFSKHAFRNDSPLKEFEDLAHEVVYITKGLPLSLEVLGSLLCGRKLPFWRGTVGKLKEVPPPKVQEKLRISIEALDYKQKQIFLDIACFFIGTNKNITSYMWDACGFFPEEGIEVLIFMSLIKVGDDNKLIMHDQLRDLGREIVREEDHREPCCRSRLWDYDEAQKVLKENKGTDKIEAINLSEGSAEGFNEIFPLEKNEGDGDIYTEKQFKNLTKLRYLHMINVHLSGNFKDLMKRLKWLQWRKCPPSFEVSTFDVKELVVLELQGSKINEKWEGWSFFKMADKLKYLDLSYCESFEDADFLLAFKKLEVLILYKCERLKQINASIGDMEALLHLDLGECYSLMELPAEIGKLKALQQLYVNHTALSTLPDSIGSLKNLEFLTVNNTSIEELPNSIGSLRKLRELRASVCPNLKRILAETMCNLSSLRRLYFNSCKRLQSLPDLPFGLTHLHVPYGSCKLTSFSHLTHLKELRVWDDKDFYKRELQSAQLKSSECSQPTNVEESKSSQSLNTPFKLELLEVKDCRSIETLDVSQSIHLRTLDVRGCHNLLEVQGLDKSIYLEKLHVANCNKLVEIQDLDRLENLESLDILRCTSMERLALPKSGRLKNLNAQECKNLAEIQGLDRSEYLESLDIKGWTSIEKLYLPKSGRLKKLSACKNLAEIQGLDGLENLESLDISGCTSMERLSLPKFKSLEILQARDCANLIEIQGLDGLENLESLDISGCTSMERLSLPKFKSLKILQARNCANLVEIQGLDGLKYLKSLDISGCTSMERISLPKSKSLKILQVRDCANLIEIQGLDGLEYLVSLHIEGCTSMEMLSLPKSGRLKKLNACKNLAEIQGLDRLENLESLVISGCTSTERLSLPKSKSLEILQARDCTNLVEIQGLNGLENLESLNIFGCTSMEKLSLPKFKSLKILQAINCANLVEIQGLDGLEYLKRLDISRCTSVERISLPKSKSLKKLDARDCANLVEIQGLDGLEYLESLNISRCTSMERLSLPESKSLKILQARYCANLVEIQGLNGLEYLEYLHIYGCTSMERLSLPKSRRLKELNACENLVEIQGLDGLENLERLNISGCSSMERISFQNLRV; encoded by the exons TCTCCGACAAAAGCGAACAACGGTGTATCTAGTTCGTTGACTGGAAACTGCTATGAGGTATTCCTGAGTTTTAGAGGCCCAGATACTCGACATGGCTTCACTTCTCACCTCTATAAAGGGCTCGTTGATGCTGGAATTTATGCTTTCAAAGACAATGACGAGCTCCGTGAAGGCGAGAACATTAGACCAGAGCTTTTGGCAGCAATTAGAAATAGTAAAATCCTAATCCCCATTCTCTCCATGACTTATGGTACAAGCAGTTGGTGCCTGGATGAATTGGTTCAAATAATGGATTGCAAGAATAACAAGGGGCAGATACTGTTGCCTATATTCTTCAATGTGAAACCAGCTGAAGTGCGATATCAAACTGGGAGGTTTGGAGAGGCATTTCATAAGCGCTTGAGTCGTTTGCGTAAGAGgtcttcttttttgtatttttttggtcaaaagaggTCTTCTTTCGACCTAGCGACTACTTTGGAGAAATGGAAGAAAGCACTCGATGAAGTCAGCACCTTGAAAGGATACGAAACCCAAGG GTCTGAAGCAGAGTTGGTGAAATCGATTGTCCAAAAAGTGTTGAAcgaattgaagaaaaagtttgggTTGGTCAATCCTAAGAATTTGATCGGAATTGATGTTCATGTGAAGAAGGTTATGGAATTTGTGCATAATAAATCTCATGACACCCTATTCGTTGGCATCCATGGAATGGGAGGCATTGGTAAGACTATGCTTGCTAAAGCCATCTACAATAAACTCTTCGATCAATTTGAGCATCATAGCTTCATTGATGATATAAGGGAATCATGTAAGCATAATCGTGTACATTATTTACAGAATCGGTTAATCTATGATATATTGAAGcaaaaaattgaagttgttACTAAGGATGAAGGGATTGAGCTCATCTCCTCCAGGTTTAAGCGTAAAAAGGTCCTCgttcttcttgatgatgtggatgatgtCAATCAAGTGAAGTGTTTGGCTGGTAATCATGATTGGTTTTCTTCGggaagtaggatcattattACCAGCAGAAACAAGGGGGTTCTTGAAGAAGCTAAGGTAGACTACAACTATGAACATGAGGTACTGGATGGCAATCAATCTTTGATTCTGTTTAGCAAACATGCATTTCGAAATGACTCTCCTCTAAAGGAATTTGAGGACCTCGCTCATGAAGTCGTATACATCACCAAAGGGCTTCCCTTATCACTTGAGGTTTTAGGTTCATTATTGTGTGGAAGAAAGCTACCGTTTTGGAGAGGTACAGTAGGTAAGTTAAAAGAAGTGCCTCCTCCAAAAGTGCAAGAGAAGCTAAGGATAAGTATTGAAGCATTAGACTATaagcaaaaacaaatatttctggatattgcttgctttttcatCGGCACTAACAAGAATATCACATCCTACATGTGGGACGCTTGTGGCTTTTTCCCAGAGGAAGGAATTGAAGTATTGATATTCATGTCATTAATAAAAGTTGGAGATGATAATAAGCTCATAATGCATGACCAATTGAGAGATCTTGGTAGGGAAATAGTTCGTGAAGAAGACCACCGAGAGCCTTGTTGCCGTAGTAGGTTATGGGACTATGATGAAGCTCAAAAGGTACTAAAGGAAAATAAG GGAACGGACAAGATTGAGGCAATTAATCTGAGTGAAGGTAGCGCAGAAGGCTTCAATGAAATATTTCCGCTAGAAAAGAATGAGGGAGATGGTGACATTTACACAGAAAAACAATTTAAGAATTTGACGAAGCTAAGATACCTTCACATGATAAATGTACATCTCAGTGGAAATTTTAAGGACTTAATGAAGAGGTTAAAATGGCTTCAATGGCGAAAATGTCCCCCGAGTTTTGAAGTAAGCACTTTTGATGTAAAGGAATTAGTTGTACTCGAATTGCAAGGAAGCaagataaatgagaaatggGAGGGATGGAGTTTTTTCAAG ATGGCAGATAAGCTCAAATATCTAGACCTTTCATATTGTGAATCCTTCGAAGATGCCGACTTCCTCTTAGCTTTCAAGAAGTTAGAGGTTCTCATCCTTTATAAGTGTGAGAGACTGAAGCAAATCAATGCTTCAATTGGAGACATGGAGGCCCTCCTTCACTTGGACTTGGGCGAGTGTTACAGCCTCATGGAGCTTCCGGCAGAAATAGGTAAATTAAAAGCGCTGCAGCAACTTTATGTGAATCATACTGCCCTTTCTACATTACCAGATAGCATAGGGTCTTTGAAGAATCTAGAGTTTCTAACGGTTAATAATACTAGTATAGAAGAATTGCCCAACAGTATTGGGAGTCTGAGAAAGCTCCGAGAGTTACGTGCTTCAGTTTGCCCCAATTTGAAACGGATATTGGCAGAAACGATGTGTAATCTTTCTTCTCTGCGACGCCTTTATTTTAATTCCTGCAAAAGGCTCCAATCACTGCCGGACCTTCCTTTCGGCTTAACACATTTGCACGTCCCTTATGGAAGTTGCAAATTGACTTCGTTTTCCCACCTAACCCATCTCAAGGAACTACGAGTTTGGGATGACAAGGATTTTTACAAGCGGGAGCTTCAATCAGCGCAATTAAAGAGTTCAGAATGCTCCCAACCAACAAACGTTGAAGAATCAAAATCATCACAATCCCTAAACACACCCTTCAAGTTGGAACTCTTGGAGGTCAAGGACTGTAGATCTATCGAAACACTGGATGTTTCACAATCTATCCACCTACGGACATTAGATGTCAGAGGTTGCCATAATCTACTTGAAGTTCAAGGTCTTGACAAATCGATATATTTGGAGAAATTGCATGTTGCAAATTGCAATAAATTAGTCGAAATTCAAGACCTTGATAGATTGGAGAATTTGGAAAGCCTAGATATCCTTAGGTGCACTTCAATGGAAAGGCTGGCCCTTCCAAAATCCGGGAGGCTGAAGAATTTAAATGCTCAAGAGTGCAAAAACTTAGCTGAAATTCAAGGTCTTGATAGGTCTGAGTATTTGGAAAGTCTAGATATCAAAGGGTGGACTTCAATTGAAAAGCTATACCTTCCAAAATCTGGGAGGTTGAAGAAATTAAGTGCTTGCAAAAACTTAGCCGAAATTCAAGGTCTCGATGGGTTAGAGAATTTGGAAAGTCTAGATATCTCTGGGTGCACTTCAATGGAAAGGCTATCCCTTCCAAAATTCAAGAGTCTAGAGATATTACAAGCTAGAGACTGTGCAAACCTGATAGAAATTCAAGGCCTCGATGGGTTGGAGAATTTGGAAAGCCTAGATATCTCTGGGTGCACTTCAATGGAAAGGCTATCCCTTCCAAAATTCAAGAGTCTGAAGATATTACAAGCTAGAAACTGCGCAAACTTGgtcgaaattcaaggccttgatgggttgaaatatttgaaaagcctAGATATCTCTGGGTGCACTTCAATGGAAAGGATATCCCTTCCAAAATCCAAGAGTCTAAAGATATTACAGGTTAGAGATTGCGCAAACTTGATTGAAATTCAAGGCCTCGATGGGTTGGAGTATTTGGTAAGCCTACATATTGAAGGGTGCACCTCAATGGAAATGTTATCTCTTCCAAAATCCGGGAGGCTGAAGAAATTAAATGCTTGCAAAAACTTAGCCGAAATTCAAGGTCTAGATAGGTTGGAGAATTTGGAAAGCCTAGTTATCTCTGGGTGCACTTCAACGGAAAGGCTATCCCTTCCAAAATCCAAGAGTCTGGAGATATTACAAGCTAGAGATTGCACAAACTTGGTCGAAATTCAAGGCCTCAATGGGTTGGAGAATTTGGAAAGCCTAAATATCTTTGGGTGCACTTCAATGGAAAAGCTATCCCTTCCAAAATTCAAGAGTCTGAAGATATTACAAGCTATAAACTGCGCAAActtggttgaaattcaaggcctcGATGGGTTGGAATATTTGAAACGCCTAGATATCTCTAGGTGCACTTCAGTGGAAAGGATATCCCTTCCAAAATCCAAGAGTTTAAAGAAATTAGACGCTAGAGACTGCGCAAACTTGgtcgaaattcaaggccttgatGGGTTGGAGTATTTAGAAAGCCTAAATATCTCTAGGTGCACTTCAATGGAAAGGCTATCCCTTCCAGAATCCAAGAGTTTGAAGATATTACAAGCTCGCTATTGCGCAAACTTGGTCGAAATTCAAGGCCTCAATGGGTTGGAGTATTTGGAATACCTACATATATATGGGTGCACTTCAATGGAAAGGCTATCCCTTCCAAAATCTAGGAGGCTAAAGGAATTAAATGCTTGCGAAAACTTAGTCGAAATTCAAGGTCTCGATGGATTGGAGAATTTGGAACGCCTAAATATCTCTGGGTGCTCTTCAATGGAAAGGATATCCTTCCAAAATCTAAGAGTTTGA